Proteins from a single region of Thermus sp. LT1-2-5:
- a CDS encoding SCO family protein, producing the protein MKRVWLLLVPVFLAGMAYLLVPKGHSFYGTRLMSPKPVDFLLEGPDGPVRLRELGDKVVLLFFGYVHCPDVCPTTLLALKRAYERLSPGEQARVQVVFVSVDPERDPPEVADRYAKAFHPSFLGLSGSEAAIREVAQAFGVYYQKTQYRGPGEYLVDHTATTFVVRGGKLLLLFSPEKVEATDKVVADLRALL; encoded by the coding sequence GTGAAGCGGGTTTGGCTTCTTCTCGTTCCGGTGTTTCTGGCAGGGATGGCTTACCTCCTTGTGCCCAAGGGGCATAGCTTCTACGGCACGAGGCTCATGAGCCCCAAGCCGGTGGACTTCCTTCTGGAGGGCCCGGACGGTCCGGTGCGCCTGAGGGAGCTGGGGGACAAGGTGGTCCTCCTCTTCTTCGGCTACGTCCACTGCCCCGATGTCTGCCCCACCACCCTTTTGGCCCTGAAGCGGGCTTACGAGAGGCTTTCCCCAGGGGAGCAGGCGCGGGTGCAGGTGGTCTTCGTCAGCGTGGACCCGGAGCGGGACCCGCCTGAGGTAGCGGACCGCTACGCCAAGGCCTTCCACCCAAGCTTCCTGGGCCTTTCCGGAAGCGAAGCGGCCATCCGGGAGGTGGCCCAGGCCTTTGGCGTCTACTACCAGAAGACCCAGTACCGGGGGCCGGGGGAGTACCTGGTGGACCACACCGCCACCACCTTCGTGGTGCGGGGGGGGAAGCTCCTCCTCCTCTTCAGCCCCGAGAAGGTGGAGGCCACGGACAAGGTGGTGGCGGACTTACGGGCTTTGTTGTAA
- a CDS encoding dolichyl-phosphate-mannose-protein mannosyltransferase has translation MADLKELLEKAREVVKGAAEEAEKRLWELKEKLDQDKDGRPDVVERALEEAKKALEEAQARLKELDQDQDGVPDRLKDLAETAKKAAEAAKAKAEEAARLLRERLGRG, from the coding sequence ATGGCAGATCTAAAAGAACTCCTGGAAAAAGCGCGGGAAGTGGTCAAGGGGGCGGCGGAGGAAGCGGAAAAGCGCCTTTGGGAGCTCAAGGAGAAGCTGGACCAGGACAAGGATGGCCGGCCCGACGTGGTAGAGCGGGCCCTCGAGGAGGCCAAAAAGGCCCTGGAAGAGGCCCAGGCCCGGCTTAAGGAGCTGGACCAGGACCAAGACGGGGTTCCCGACCGCCTGAAGGACCTGGCTGAGACTGCCAAAAAGGCGGCGGAAGCCGCCAAGGCCAAGGCGGAGGAGGCTGCCCGCCTCCTTCGGGAACGCCTTGGCCGGGGCTAA
- a CDS encoding ZIP family metal transporter, with product MDASLLHALLGGLFAWGLTAVGAASVFFAREPSRKLLDGMLGFAAGVMLAASVFSLLLPGMEIAEAQGLNPLVPAVAGFLLGGALFRLLDRFLPHAHLFPGAKAEGLPTHWRRTTLLILAITLHNFPEGLAVGVAFGAAGLDPTGAASLGGAIALALGIGLHNLPEGLAVAWPLRWAGVGAGLAFFYGQLSAIVEPLGALLGALLVGQMTALLPYLMALAAGAMVFVIVEEVIPESQAEGNGDVSTFGVMVGFATMMTLDVALG from the coding sequence ATGGACGCCTCACTTCTCCACGCTCTCCTGGGTGGTCTCTTCGCCTGGGGCCTCACCGCAGTGGGGGCAGCCAGCGTCTTCTTTGCCCGGGAACCAAGCCGCAAGCTCCTGGACGGCATGCTGGGGTTTGCCGCCGGGGTGATGCTGGCTGCCAGCGTCTTCTCCCTCCTCCTGCCCGGGATGGAAATAGCGGAGGCCCAGGGGCTAAATCCCCTGGTTCCGGCGGTAGCGGGCTTCCTCCTAGGGGGAGCGCTTTTCCGCCTGTTGGACCGCTTTCTACCCCATGCGCACCTCTTCCCCGGGGCCAAGGCGGAAGGCCTCCCCACCCATTGGCGGCGCACCACCCTCCTCATTCTGGCCATCACCCTGCACAACTTCCCTGAGGGGCTCGCCGTGGGGGTGGCCTTCGGGGCCGCTGGCCTGGACCCCACGGGGGCGGCCAGCTTGGGGGGGGCCATAGCCTTAGCCTTGGGCATCGGGCTCCATAACCTGCCTGAGGGCCTGGCGGTGGCCTGGCCCTTGCGGTGGGCAGGGGTGGGCGCGGGGCTTGCCTTCTTTTACGGCCAGCTTTCCGCCATCGTGGAGCCCCTGGGAGCGCTCCTGGGAGCGCTTTTGGTGGGGCAGATGACGGCCCTTCTTCCCTACCTCATGGCCCTAGCGGCGGGAGCCATGGTCTTCGTCATTGTGGAGGAAGTGATCCCGGAAAGCCAGGCGGAAGGAAACGGGGACGTGTCCACCTTCGGGGTCATGGTGGGCTTCGCCACCATGATGACCCTGGACGTGGCCTTGGGTTAG
- the prfA gene encoding peptide chain release factor 1, with protein MLDKLARLEEEYRELEALLADPEVLKDPKRYQALSRRYAEMGEIIALIREYRKVLEDLEGLEPLLEDPDLKEEAKAEKERLLARKEALEGELERHLLPKDPMDERDAIVEIRAGTGGEEAALFARDLLEMYLRFAEEMGFETEILDSNPTDLGGFSKVVFEVRGPGAYGTFKYESGVHRVQRVPATETQGRIHTSTATVAVLPKAEEADFQLNMDEIRIDVMRASGPGGQGVNTTDSAVRVVHLPTGIMVTCQDSRSQIKNREKALMILRSRLLEMKRAEEAEKLRQTRLAQIGTGERSEKIRTYNFPQSRVTDHRIGFTTHDLEGVLSGHLQPLLEALKRADQERQLEAMTEA; from the coding sequence ATGCTGGATAAGCTTGCGCGCTTAGAAGAAGAGTACCGGGAGCTGGAAGCGCTCCTCGCCGACCCCGAGGTCCTCAAGGACCCCAAGCGCTACCAGGCCCTTTCCCGGCGCTACGCAGAGATGGGAGAGATCATCGCCCTCATCCGGGAGTACCGCAAGGTGCTGGAGGACCTCGAGGGCCTGGAACCCCTTCTGGAGGACCCTGACCTCAAGGAGGAGGCCAAAGCGGAAAAGGAACGGCTTCTCGCCCGGAAGGAAGCGCTAGAAGGGGAGCTGGAGCGCCACCTCTTGCCCAAGGACCCCATGGACGAGCGGGACGCCATCGTGGAGATCCGGGCCGGCACCGGGGGGGAGGAGGCGGCCCTCTTCGCCCGCGACCTCTTGGAGATGTACCTCCGCTTCGCCGAGGAGATGGGGTTTGAGACGGAGATCCTGGACTCCAACCCCACGGACCTGGGCGGCTTTTCCAAGGTGGTCTTCGAGGTGCGGGGGCCGGGGGCCTATGGCACCTTCAAGTACGAAAGCGGGGTCCATCGGGTGCAGCGGGTCCCGGCCACGGAAACCCAGGGGCGGATCCACACCTCCACCGCCACCGTGGCCGTCTTGCCCAAGGCGGAGGAGGCGGACTTCCAGCTCAACATGGACGAGATCCGCATCGACGTGATGCGGGCCTCGGGGCCAGGGGGGCAGGGGGTGAACACCACGGACTCCGCGGTGCGGGTGGTTCACCTGCCCACGGGGATCATGGTCACCTGCCAGGACTCCCGCAGCCAGATCAAAAACCGGGAGAAGGCTCTCATGATCCTCCGTAGCCGCCTTCTGGAGATGAAGCGGGCGGAGGAGGCGGAAAAGCTCCGCCAAACCCGTCTGGCCCAGATCGGCACTGGGGAGCGCTCGGAGAAGATTCGCACCTACAACTTCCCCCAGTCCCGGGTCACGGACCACCGCATCGGCTTCACCACCCACGACCTCGAGGGCGTCCTTTCGGGCCACCTCCAGCCCCTCTTGGAGGCCCTCAAGCGGGCCGATCAGGAGCGCCAGCTGGAGGCCATGACGGAAGCGTGA
- a CDS encoding NUDIX hydrolase — MRREILVVAAILLDRQGRVLLVGNDWGRRGQVRYTLPGGTVEPGETVLEALAREVREETGLVVKAVEHLAYVIQVEDRRKNERTLALAFKATYEGLLNPKDPDGHIVEARFFTPGEVAARLAEQRPLREPLLDYLSGERGRFYAYAGWGQPGVRV; from the coding sequence ATGCGCCGCGAGATCCTGGTGGTGGCGGCCATCCTCCTGGACCGCCAAGGGCGGGTCCTCCTGGTGGGGAACGACTGGGGCCGCCGGGGCCAGGTGCGCTACACCCTCCCCGGGGGCACGGTGGAGCCAGGGGAAACGGTGTTGGAGGCCCTGGCGCGGGAGGTGCGGGAGGAGACGGGCCTTGTCGTCAAGGCGGTGGAACACCTGGCCTACGTGATCCAGGTGGAGGACCGCCGCAAGAACGAGCGCACCTTAGCCCTGGCCTTCAAGGCCACCTACGAGGGGCTTTTGAACCCCAAGGACCCCGACGGCCACATCGTGGAGGCCCGCTTCTTTACCCCCGGGGAGGTGGCGGCTCGGCTCGCTGAACAACGCCCCTTGCGGGAACCCCTTCTGGACTACCTTTCGGGGGAGCGGGGCCGCTTTTACGCCTATGCGGGCTGGGGCCAGCCGGGGGTAAGGGTTTAG
- a CDS encoding NADH:flavin oxidoreductase/NADH oxidase, whose amino-acid sequence MAFLFTPLELRGVRLKNRLAMSPMCQYSATEEGEVTDWHLLHYPTRALGGVGLVLVEATAVLPEGRISPFDLGIWSEAHLPGLRELARRIQEAGAVPGIQLAHAGRKAGVARPWEGGKPLGWRVVGPSPIPFVEGYPVPEPLDEAGMAQVLEAFVAGARRALRAGFRVVELHMAHGYLLSSFLSPLANRRTDAYGGSRENRMRFPLEVAQAVREALPPEVPLFVRVSATDWAEGGWGLEDTLAFAERLKALGVDLLDCSSGGVVPGVRIPAAPGFQVPFADAVRKRVGLRTGAVGLLTTPEQAETLLQAGSADLVLLGRVLLRDPYFPLWAAQALGERPEVPPQYQRAF is encoded by the coding sequence ATGGCCTTTCTCTTCACCCCTTTAGAACTGCGCGGCGTGCGGCTCAAGAACCGCCTTGCCATGTCCCCCATGTGCCAGTACTCGGCCACGGAGGAGGGGGAGGTCACGGACTGGCACCTCCTCCACTACCCTACCCGGGCCCTGGGGGGCGTGGGGCTTGTCCTCGTGGAGGCCACCGCCGTCCTTCCCGAGGGGCGCATCAGCCCCTTCGATCTCGGGATCTGGTCGGAGGCCCACCTGCCAGGGCTAAGGGAGCTGGCCCGCCGCATCCAGGAGGCGGGGGCGGTGCCCGGCATCCAGCTGGCCCACGCCGGGCGCAAGGCGGGGGTGGCGAGGCCCTGGGAAGGGGGGAAGCCCCTGGGCTGGCGGGTGGTGGGGCCAAGCCCCATCCCCTTTGTCGAGGGGTATCCCGTGCCCGAGCCCCTGGACGAAGCGGGCATGGCGCAGGTCCTCGAGGCCTTCGTGGCGGGGGCGAGGCGGGCTTTACGGGCGGGCTTCCGGGTAGTGGAGCTCCACATGGCCCACGGCTACCTCCTCTCCTCCTTCCTCTCCCCCCTGGCCAACCGCCGCACCGACGCCTACGGGGGAAGCCGGGAAAACCGCATGCGCTTTCCCTTGGAGGTGGCGCAGGCGGTGCGGGAGGCCCTTCCCCCGGAGGTGCCCCTCTTCGTGCGGGTTTCCGCCACGGACTGGGCGGAAGGGGGCTGGGGCCTGGAGGACACCCTGGCCTTCGCCGAGCGGCTTAAGGCCCTGGGGGTGGACCTCCTGGACTGCTCCAGCGGGGGGGTGGTGCCGGGGGTGAGGATCCCGGCAGCCCCGGGCTTCCAGGTGCCCTTCGCCGACGCGGTGCGCAAGCGGGTGGGGCTCCGCACCGGGGCGGTGGGCCTCCTCACCACCCCGGAGCAGGCGGAGACCCTTCTCCAGGCGGGAAGCGCCGACCTCGTCCTCCTGGGGCGGGTGCTCCTCCGCGACCCCTACTTCCCCTTGTGGGCGGCGCAAGCCCTGGGGGAGAGGCCCGAGGTGCCGCCCCAGTACCAGCGGGCCTTCTAG
- a CDS encoding transcriptional regulator, protein MALDPLIHQETRLRLMALLAGLGEGAEVEFSWLKNALGLTEGNLASHLQKLEEAGYVAVRKGFVGRRPKTWVRLTPQGRAAYLAHREALLALLQGG, encoded by the coding sequence ATGGCGCTGGACCCCTTGATCCACCAGGAAACCCGGCTCCGCCTCATGGCCCTCCTGGCGGGCCTGGGCGAGGGGGCAGAGGTGGAGTTCTCCTGGCTGAAAAACGCCCTGGGGCTCACCGAGGGCAACCTGGCAAGCCACCTGCAGAAGCTGGAGGAGGCGGGGTATGTGGCGGTGCGGAAGGGCTTTGTGGGCCGCAGGCCCAAGACCTGGGTGAGGCTCACCCCCCAAGGGCGCGCCGCCTACCTGGCCCACCGGGAGGCCCTTTTGGCCCTCCTGCAAGGAGGCTAG
- a CDS encoding quinone oxidoreductase — MRAIRVHEVGGPEVLRLEELPTPEPGPGEVLVRLEAIGVNYIDTYKRRGLYPMPLPFTLGEEGAGVVERVGEGVLGVRPGDRVAFANVQGAYAQYQLVPAERLVPIPEGLSPKLAAAVLLQGMTVHYLLKSTYPVGPGTQVLVHAAAGGVGTLLVQWAKRLGATVYATASTEEKRALARSLGADYALPYEGFAEAVKALSGGGVDVVYDGVGQATFLGSLEALRPRGYLVLFGQSSGPVPPQDPQILNRKGSLFLTRPTLHHYTASRKELLWRAGEVFQAVREGWLRVLIGAEFPLEKAKEAHEALEGRRTTGKVLLIP, encoded by the coding sequence ATGCGGGCGATCCGGGTACACGAGGTGGGCGGGCCGGAGGTGCTTCGGCTGGAGGAGCTCCCCACGCCCGAGCCGGGGCCAGGGGAGGTTCTCGTCCGTTTGGAGGCCATCGGGGTCAACTACATCGACACCTACAAGCGGAGGGGCCTCTACCCCATGCCCCTCCCCTTCACCCTGGGGGAGGAGGGGGCGGGGGTGGTGGAGCGGGTGGGGGAAGGGGTTTTGGGGGTGCGCCCCGGGGACCGGGTGGCCTTCGCCAACGTGCAAGGGGCCTACGCCCAGTACCAGCTGGTCCCCGCCGAGCGCCTGGTCCCCATCCCCGAGGGGCTTAGCCCCAAGCTGGCGGCGGCGGTCCTCCTCCAGGGGATGACGGTGCACTACCTCCTGAAGAGCACCTACCCCGTGGGCCCCGGGACCCAGGTCCTGGTGCACGCCGCCGCAGGGGGTGTGGGCACCCTGCTCGTCCAGTGGGCCAAGCGCCTGGGGGCCACGGTCTACGCCACGGCCAGCACCGAGGAGAAGCGGGCCTTGGCCCGCTCCTTGGGGGCGGACTACGCCCTCCCCTACGAGGGCTTCGCCGAGGCGGTGAAGGCGCTTTCCGGGGGCGGGGTGGACGTGGTCTACGACGGGGTGGGGCAGGCCACCTTTTTGGGGAGCCTCGAGGCCCTGCGGCCCCGGGGCTACCTGGTCCTCTTCGGCCAGTCCTCCGGGCCCGTGCCTCCCCAAGACCCTCAGATCCTGAACCGCAAGGGCAGCCTCTTCCTCACCCGCCCCACCCTCCACCACTACACGGCGAGCCGTAAGGAGCTCCTTTGGCGGGCGGGGGAGGTCTTCCAGGCGGTGCGGGAAGGGTGGCTTAGGGTCCTCATCGGGGCCGAGTTTCCCCTGGAAAAGGCCAAGGAGGCCCACGAGGCCCTGGAGGGGCGCAGGACCACGGGCAAGGTCCTCCTAATCCCCTAG
- a CDS encoding carbohydrate kinase, with protein sequence MLALCGEVLVDLILEGEDPLRFTGVLGGSVLNTATTLARLGFPVRFLSEVGEDWLSAWSEEEMGRRGLETRLMRHPAPMPLALVRLDEGGNALYSFHRPFQAPFRLESRALQGAKAFHFGSLFALEARTAEGVLALLAEAEGEGALLSYDPNLRHPPSEEERGRIGAYLERVDLLKLSLEDAALLFPEGPVEAVRRLPPPLKVLTLGKEGALAFLGEEAVRVEAEAVTVADTVGAGDSFTAGLLALLLRKGYTKASLPGLSREDLEESLKGAAALAALACSVRGAYLPEEGLKAWKARFLGD encoded by the coding sequence ATGCTGGCCCTGTGCGGCGAGGTCCTGGTGGACCTCATCCTGGAAGGGGAAGACCCCTTGCGCTTCACCGGGGTCCTGGGGGGTTCGGTGCTGAACACCGCCACCACCCTGGCCCGCCTGGGCTTCCCCGTGCGCTTCCTCTCCGAGGTGGGGGAGGACTGGCTTTCCGCCTGGAGCGAGGAGGAGATGGGGCGGCGGGGCTTGGAAACCCGGCTCATGCGCCACCCCGCCCCCATGCCCCTGGCCTTGGTGCGCCTGGACGAGGGAGGAAACGCCCTGTATAGCTTCCACCGCCCCTTCCAAGCGCCCTTCCGCCTCGAGTCAAGGGCCTTACAAGGGGCCAAGGCCTTCCACTTCGGCTCCCTTTTCGCCCTGGAGGCGCGCACGGCGGAAGGGGTCTTAGCCCTCCTGGCGGAGGCGGAGGGGGAAGGGGCCCTCCTCTCCTATGACCCCAACCTGCGCCACCCCCCCTCGGAGGAGGAACGGGGGCGCATCGGGGCCTACCTGGAACGGGTAGACCTCCTGAAGCTATCCCTGGAAGACGCCGCCCTCCTCTTCCCGGAAGGCCCCGTGGAGGCGGTGCGCAGGCTTCCCCCGCCCCTCAAGGTCCTCACCCTGGGGAAGGAGGGTGCCCTGGCCTTCCTGGGGGAAGAGGCGGTGCGGGTGGAGGCGGAGGCGGTGACGGTAGCGGACACCGTGGGGGCGGGGGATAGCTTCACGGCGGGGCTTCTTGCCCTCCTCCTGCGGAAAGGCTACACCAAGGCGAGCCTGCCGGGGCTAAGCCGGGAAGACCTGGAGGAAAGCCTAAAGGGGGCGGCGGCCCTGGCCGCCCTGGCCTGCAGCGTGCGGGGGGCTTACCTCCCGGAAGAGGGCCTAAAGGCCTGGAAGGCCCGTTTCCTAGGGGATTAG